A region of Marnyiella aurantia DNA encodes the following proteins:
- a CDS encoding FtsB family cell division protein has translation MEKNDPLIKPIRPKSPLEKFIRRYVIDKYFVTVFSFLVWMVFFDSTSFLVINELNTEINKYEEQLNYYQSEYRKNDEFYRKLMNNKDEKEKYARENYFMKKPNEEIFILVVDSTHLKKAQP, from the coding sequence ATGGAGAAGAATGATCCACTTATAAAGCCCATCAGGCCCAAATCCCCGCTGGAGAAATTTATCCGCAGGTATGTAATTGACAAATATTTCGTTACCGTTTTCAGCTTTTTGGTCTGGATGGTTTTCTTTGACAGTACCTCATTTTTGGTCATTAATGAACTGAATACCGAGATCAATAAGTACGAAGAACAGCTGAACTATTATCAGTCGGAGTACCGCAAAAACGACGAGTTCTACCGTAAACTCATGAATAATAAGGATGAAAAGGAAAAGTATGCCCGCGAAAACTATTTCATGAAAAAACCGAATGAAGAGATCTTTATTTTGGTGGTAGACAGTACCCATCTTAAAAAAGCACAACCTTAA
- the ligD gene encoding DNA ligase D, whose translation MALEEYRKKRSKEKTPEPFGGKSTARELRFVVQKHDASHLHYDFRLEMDGVLKSWAVPKGPSMDPSVKRLAMMVEDHPFDYRNFEGAIPKGQYGGGTVIVWDEGAYLPSEPEKSRKKQEQQLLEQLKAGKIKFSLNGTKLKGEFALVKAHGRGDNGWLLMKLKDKYADTEDITLKDRSVLSDKTIAEMEESPVEVYGQKKAKKTKTEAKTTSKTSKTKTAGTEKNKPAVKKREESVEKLMSKAPKQAFYTEVAPMLATLVDKPFDSDEWLYEIKWDGYRAVAFMNEGDVTLKSRNNKSFSEKFYPVQQELSKLKLDAVLDGEIVVLDKDGKAAFGKLQNWRSESDGELVYYVFDLLWYQGRDLKELPLTDRRAILSQILPKSDIIMLSQEFHTSGIEFLEAARNMDLEGIMAKRKDSVYQTKNRTKDWLKIKANKRQEVVIGGFTINDDTKKAFSSLLVGVYDNKKLIYSGKVGTGFNTKMQKDMMELFKPLITDKHPFTEEPDVNKPSRFRHNPPNATVTWLKPKLICEVNYTELTSDGIMRHPSFKGMRSDKKPAQVVLEQEKPLQEVVPEAEPLVTARKDPGRKTLLNPTEKSQVKKVNGHELKFTNLDKIFWPDEKLEKRDLINYYYRAAPFILPYLKDRPQSMNRYPDGIEGEGFYYKDVSGSAPSWVKTFDYTSDSDKRARKYLVGTDEAALLYMANLGCIEMNPWNSTVKKPYNPTFCILDLDPDINSFNDVIETAQVTRQLLDDLDVPSYCKTSGSTGLHIYIPLNNKYTYEQSKEFARILVKLVQAELPELTSIERIIKKREGKIYLDFLQNRPHATIAAPYSLRPKPGATVSMPLHWDEVKKGLKMKDFTIFNALERMESEGDIFKPVLGKGINLKKVLKKLEGL comes from the coding sequence ATGGCACTGGAAGAATACCGCAAAAAACGCTCGAAAGAAAAGACACCTGAACCCTTCGGTGGGAAATCAACCGCAAGGGAACTACGGTTTGTGGTTCAGAAACACGATGCCTCACATCTGCATTACGACTTCCGGCTGGAAATGGACGGAGTGCTTAAAAGTTGGGCAGTACCAAAAGGACCCTCAATGGATCCGTCTGTTAAGCGTCTTGCCATGATGGTGGAAGATCACCCTTTTGATTACCGCAATTTTGAAGGTGCTATTCCCAAAGGACAGTATGGCGGCGGCACAGTTATCGTGTGGGACGAGGGAGCTTACCTTCCTTCAGAACCGGAAAAAAGCCGTAAGAAACAGGAGCAGCAACTGTTGGAACAACTGAAAGCGGGAAAAATTAAATTCTCACTTAACGGCACTAAACTGAAGGGCGAATTTGCCTTAGTAAAAGCGCATGGCCGTGGCGACAACGGTTGGCTGCTGATGAAACTAAAGGATAAATATGCCGACACTGAAGATATTACACTAAAGGACCGTTCCGTACTTTCTGATAAAACCATAGCCGAAATGGAAGAATCCCCGGTGGAGGTGTACGGTCAGAAGAAAGCAAAAAAAACAAAAACTGAAGCTAAGACAACCTCCAAAACTTCAAAAACGAAAACTGCCGGGACCGAAAAGAATAAACCAGCGGTAAAGAAGCGGGAAGAATCTGTGGAAAAACTAATGTCAAAAGCACCGAAGCAGGCTTTTTATACGGAAGTCGCGCCAATGCTTGCCACTTTGGTAGATAAACCCTTCGACAGTGACGAATGGCTGTACGAAATTAAATGGGATGGTTACCGTGCTGTGGCCTTTATGAATGAGGGTGATGTAACCCTGAAATCCCGTAACAATAAGAGTTTCAGCGAAAAATTTTATCCTGTTCAGCAGGAACTCTCCAAACTTAAACTGGATGCTGTGCTGGACGGTGAAATCGTGGTTCTGGATAAAGACGGTAAAGCAGCCTTCGGTAAACTGCAGAACTGGCGCAGCGAATCCGACGGCGAACTGGTTTACTATGTCTTCGACCTGCTTTGGTACCAGGGCAGGGATCTCAAAGAACTTCCGCTGACCGACAGGCGCGCAATTCTTTCACAAATTTTGCCAAAATCAGACATAATTATGCTGAGTCAGGAATTTCATACCTCCGGAATTGAATTTCTGGAAGCAGCCCGGAATATGGACCTGGAAGGCATTATGGCGAAGCGTAAGGACAGCGTTTATCAAACAAAAAACCGAACGAAAGACTGGCTGAAAATTAAAGCCAATAAAAGGCAGGAGGTTGTAATAGGGGGCTTTACAATAAATGATGATACAAAAAAGGCGTTCAGCAGTTTGTTGGTAGGTGTTTACGACAATAAAAAACTCATATACAGTGGGAAGGTGGGCACAGGATTCAATACAAAGATGCAGAAGGACATGATGGAACTCTTCAAACCGCTGATTACAGATAAGCATCCCTTTACGGAAGAACCTGATGTAAACAAACCTTCGCGCTTCCGCCATAACCCGCCTAACGCTACGGTAACCTGGCTGAAACCTAAACTAATCTGTGAGGTTAACTATACCGAACTGACATCGGACGGAATTATGCGTCACCCTTCGTTTAAGGGAATGCGGTCCGATAAAAAGCCGGCGCAGGTAGTTCTGGAACAGGAAAAACCGCTGCAGGAAGTGGTGCCAGAAGCTGAACCTCTGGTTACTGCAAGAAAAGATCCGGGCCGGAAGACACTCCTGAATCCTACAGAAAAAAGTCAGGTAAAAAAAGTTAATGGTCACGAACTGAAATTCACTAACCTGGATAAAATTTTCTGGCCGGACGAAAAACTGGAAAAGCGGGACCTCATCAATTATTATTATCGCGCCGCACCGTTCATTTTGCCGTATCTGAAAGACAGACCGCAAAGTATGAACCGCTACCCGGACGGGATAGAAGGGGAAGGATTTTATTATAAGGATGTTTCCGGCAGTGCCCCTTCCTGGGTCAAAACATTCGATTATACCAGCGATTCCGATAAACGTGCCCGAAAGTATCTTGTAGGGACGGATGAAGCAGCACTGCTTTATATGGCTAATCTTGGCTGCATAGAAATGAATCCCTGGAATTCCACAGTGAAGAAACCTTATAATCCTACCTTCTGCATACTTGATCTGGACCCGGATATAAACTCTTTCAATGATGTAATTGAAACAGCTCAGGTAACGCGGCAACTGCTGGATGACCTGGATGTTCCTTCATACTGCAAAACCAGCGGTTCCACAGGACTTCATATTTACATTCCGCTTAATAACAAGTACACGTATGAACAGTCTAAGGAATTTGCACGTATTCTTGTAAAACTGGTTCAGGCGGAACTTCCTGAACTTACGAGTATCGAACGCATAATTAAAAAGCGGGAAGGAAAGATTTATCTCGATTTTCTGCAGAACCGCCCACACGCTACCATTGCAGCACCCTATTCGCTGCGGCCAAAACCCGGAGCCACCGTTTCTATGCCATTGCACTGGGACGAAGTAAAGAAAGGTTTGAAGATGAAGGACTTTACCATATTCAATGCGCTGGAGCGAATGGAAAGTGAAGGCGATATCTTCAAACCCGTATTAGGCAAAGGAATTAATCTGAAAAAGGTACTTAAGAAACTGGAAGGGCTATAG
- a CDS encoding T9SS type A sorting domain-containing protein, which yields MKKKLYLLLCTTLTTFATAQTYQWQWAKAGGGDTGSGGGSGFYETRDEMIRDVVVDHNNNSYHLTAIYPQNPNINGTAVTSYHSKDLLLFSLDCQGNLRWSQTIGGYGTSEYAWNLEVDNNGGLYMMTNVTNQAHITAPTILPIRWDPTHARPPITVDYSDTTTLDPGLNKIFLLKYNTADGTLAWEKPLQNSLGVSWLTDRGDNGVWTMDNSYNIHAILGFEAGTHLGGLITVPSSFTTSYQYYLVKFNYSSGTGNVVNMIPQPNPLLLPITGNFESGFLGGKVQFLYDENLNRYYLAGSTSTTFQDYLPLSYNSIPLSNDGYVLAIDGTTGDVAWRKEFSTYSSGSANPFPDEKIYSLIKDSSSNIYISGRYTQGGTPAATFGNYTLPATQGTDINFVMKIDPLGNVLWTKVPGSSATEYSGTRSMRARIALNGNEIAFVKGTRSNEIWDSFSITSPQNDQPNSLLVRLNKDTGNAVGLHPILSGYGTADELTSVAVDNDGNYVVGGYFHSEIFTDPNDNIPTISYNANGKSQFYVAKLAKSACSAMSTNETELDNHISFYPNPTQDEVQVSTKDTPKSWEIYGMTGQIVSKGAFSRGSNRINMSQLATGTYMVKVETEKGALTGKVIKK from the coding sequence ATGAAAAAGAAACTTTACCTTTTACTCTGTACCACCTTAACCACCTTTGCGACTGCCCAAACCTACCAATGGCAGTGGGCCAAAGCCGGGGGCGGCGATACAGGATCAGGGGGTGGATCCGGGTTTTACGAAACCAGAGACGAGATGATTCGCGATGTGGTAGTGGATCATAATAATAACTCCTACCATCTTACCGCTATATATCCACAGAATCCAAATATTAACGGTACTGCTGTAACCTCTTATCATTCAAAGGATCTTCTCCTATTCTCACTGGACTGTCAGGGGAATTTACGCTGGAGTCAGACGATTGGGGGATATGGCACAAGCGAGTATGCATGGAACTTGGAAGTTGATAATAACGGAGGATTATATATGATGACTAATGTAACGAATCAGGCCCACATCACTGCTCCAACCATATTGCCTATTCGGTGGGACCCCACCCATGCCAGACCGCCCATCACTGTGGATTATTCTGATACGACAACCCTTGACCCGGGATTGAATAAAATTTTCTTACTGAAATATAATACAGCAGACGGTACATTAGCCTGGGAAAAACCATTGCAGAATTCTTTGGGAGTATCATGGCTAACCGACAGAGGTGATAATGGGGTGTGGACCATGGACAACTCCTATAATATCCATGCTATTTTAGGATTTGAGGCGGGAACGCATTTAGGAGGCTTAATTACCGTACCCAGTTCTTTTACCACTAGCTACCAATACTATCTTGTAAAATTTAACTATAGCAGCGGCACAGGTAATGTTGTGAATATGATTCCCCAGCCTAACCCACTGTTATTGCCCATTACAGGGAATTTTGAATCCGGCTTTCTTGGAGGCAAAGTTCAGTTTCTTTATGATGAAAATTTAAACCGCTACTATCTGGCAGGTAGTACCAGTACCACATTTCAGGATTATCTTCCTTTAAGTTATAACAGTATCCCACTTTCTAATGACGGTTATGTGCTGGCAATTGACGGAACCACCGGGGACGTAGCCTGGCGAAAGGAATTTTCGACCTATAGTTCAGGTTCCGCTAATCCTTTTCCTGATGAAAAAATATATTCTCTCATAAAAGACTCTTCTTCAAATATCTACATTTCAGGCAGGTACACTCAGGGTGGGACACCAGCCGCGACCTTTGGAAATTACACCCTGCCTGCTACACAGGGTACTGATATTAATTTTGTTATGAAAATAGATCCATTAGGAAATGTACTATGGACAAAGGTGCCAGGCAGTTCTGCGACTGAGTATTCAGGAACACGTTCCATGAGAGCCCGCATTGCCTTAAATGGTAACGAAATCGCCTTTGTAAAAGGTACTCGGAGCAATGAGATCTGGGACAGTTTTTCTATAACGAGTCCGCAAAATGACCAACCCAACTCGCTGCTTGTAAGACTGAACAAAGATACAGGTAATGCCGTAGGCCTGCATCCTATATTGAGCGGGTACGGTACTGCAGATGAACTGACCTCCGTGGCGGTGGATAATGACGGGAACTATGTAGTAGGAGGCTATTTCCATTCCGAGATTTTCACTGATCCCAATGACAATATCCCCACCATTTCCTATAACGCAAACGGCAAGTCCCAGTTTTACGTTGCCAAGCTTGCAAAATCTGCATGCAGCGCCATGTCGACAAACGAAACCGAACTGGACAACCATATTTCCTTCTACCCCAATCCAACGCAGGATGAAGTGCAGGTAAGCACCAAAGACACCCCAAAATCCTGGGAGATCTACGGCATGACGGGACAGATTGTAAGTAAAGGAGCTTTCAGCCGTGGCAGCAACAGGATAAATATGAGTCAGTTGGCCACAGGCACCTATATGGTAAAGGTTGAAACCGAAAAAGGTGCCCTTACCGGCAAGGTGATTAAAAAATAA
- a CDS encoding DUF3606 domain-containing protein, with protein MADNKSKTGKQDRNKVNGSENYEIQYFKEKMGVSSQAVTGAIRATGSNDRKVLEDYLKKRHSK; from the coding sequence ATGGCCGATAATAAATCTAAAACAGGGAAGCAGGACCGTAACAAGGTAAACGGTTCAGAGAACTACGAGATTCAGTACTTTAAAGAGAAAATGGGCGTAAGTTCACAGGCAGTAACCGGTGCCATCCGCGCAACCGGATCTAACGACAGAAAAGTTCTGGAAGACTACCTTAAAAAGCGTCACAGCAAATAA
- a CDS encoding T9SS type A sorting domain-containing protein codes for MKNKLYLLLCTTLLTFSYAQTYQWQWAKAGGGDTGSSAIIFAETRDEMIRDVVVDNNNNSYYLTTIYPQNPNINGSTITSYHSKDLLLFSLDCQGNLRWSQTIGGYNDSEHAWNLEVDNNGGLYMMAHVTNQAHITAPTILPVRWDPNHARPLSSVDYSDTTTPDPGLNKIFLLRYNTADGTLDWEKPLQNPLGVSRSTDRGDNGVWTMDNSYNIHAILGFEAGTHLGGLITVPSSFTTTYQYYLVKFNYSIGTGNVVNMIPQPNPLLLPITGNLESGVAGGKVQFLYDETLNRYYLAGSTSVSFQDYLPLDYNGTPLSNDGYVLAIDGTTGDVFWRREFTTFIGGTANQSPDEKIYSLIKDSDGSLYLSGRYTNGDPAPTLSGPGYSYTLPTNPPGALTNINFVMKLNPLGAVQWVKAPTSSNTNFFGTRSMRARIALNGNEIAFVKGTRSIETWDSFTVTNPVNDQANSLLVRLNKDTGNALGLNPILSGYGTDDELTSVAVDNDGNYVVGGYFKTDIFTDPNDNIPTISYGSSTRSQFYVAKLAKSACSAMATTETELDSHISFYPNPTQDEVQVSTKDTPKSWEIYGMTGQIVSKGAFSRGSNRINMSQLATGTYMVKVETEKGTLTGKVIKK; via the coding sequence ATGAAAAACAAACTTTACTTATTACTCTGTACCACCCTGCTCACCTTTTCCTATGCCCAAACCTACCAATGGCAGTGGGCCAAAGCAGGGGGCGGCGATACAGGGTCGTCTGCAATAATATTTGCTGAAACCCGGGACGAGATGATCCGCGATGTGGTGGTGGACAATAATAATAATTCCTATTATCTCACCACGATCTATCCGCAGAATCCCAATATTAATGGCAGTACTATAACCTCTTATCATTCAAAGGATCTTCTCCTATTCTCTCTGGACTGCCAGGGGAATCTGCGCTGGAGTCAGACGATCGGAGGTTATAATGACAGTGAGCATGCATGGAATCTAGAGGTTGACAATAACGGAGGATTATACATGATGGCTCATGTAACGAATCAAGCGCACATTACCGCTCCAACCATATTGCCTGTCCGATGGGACCCCAACCATGCCCGGCCACTTTCCAGTGTGGATTATTCGGACACGACAACGCCTGACCCGGGGTTAAACAAAATTTTCTTGTTAAGGTACAACACTGCCGACGGAACCTTGGATTGGGAAAAACCATTGCAGAATCCACTGGGCGTATCACGATCCACCGATAGGGGTGATAATGGGGTGTGGACCATGGACAACTCCTATAATATCCATGCTATTTTGGGTTTTGAGGCGGGCACCCATTTAGGAGGATTAATTACCGTACCCAGTTCTTTTACCACTACCTACCAATACTATCTTGTAAAATTTAACTATAGCATCGGCACAGGTAATGTTGTGAATATGATTCCGCAGCCTAACCCACTGTTATTGCCCATTACAGGAAATTTAGAGTCCGGCGTTGCCGGAGGCAAAGTTCAATTTCTTTATGATGAAACTTTAAACCGCTACTATCTGGCAGGAAGTACCAGCGTATCATTTCAGGATTATCTACCTCTCGATTACAATGGCACACCCCTTTCAAATGACGGTTACGTGCTGGCAATTGACGGAACCACGGGGGACGTATTTTGGCGCCGCGAGTTTACCACGTTCATTGGGGGGACCGCAAATCAGTCGCCAGATGAGAAAATATATTCCCTGATAAAAGATTCTGATGGATCCCTTTATCTCTCAGGGAGATATACAAATGGGGATCCGGCTCCTACTTTATCCGGTCCCGGTTACAGTTATACACTGCCCACCAATCCGCCAGGCGCCCTAACCAATATTAATTTTGTGATGAAACTGAACCCTTTGGGTGCGGTACAGTGGGTAAAAGCACCCACCTCGTCCAATACCAATTTTTTTGGCACCCGCTCTATGAGAGCCAGAATCGCCTTAAACGGTAATGAGATCGCCTTTGTAAAGGGCACCCGAAGTATTGAGACATGGGATTCATTTACCGTTACCAACCCGGTTAATGACCAGGCCAACTCGCTGCTTGTAAGACTGAACAAGGACACTGGTAACGCCTTAGGCCTGAACCCCATATTAAGCGGTTACGGAACTGATGACGAACTTACCTCCGTAGCGGTAGATAATGACGGGAACTATGTGGTAGGAGGCTATTTTAAAACGGATATTTTCACTGATCCCAATGATAATATCCCCACTATCTCATATGGGTCCAGTACCCGCTCCCAGTTTTACGTAGCCAAGCTGGCCAAATCGGCCTGCAGCGCCATGGCTACTACCGAAACAGAACTGGACAGCCATATTTCCTTCTACCCCAATCCCACACAGGATGAAGTGCAGGTTAGCACCAAAGACACCCCAAAATCCTGGGAGATCTACGGCATGACGGGACAAATCGTAAGTAAAGGAGCCTTCAGCCGTGGCAGCAACCGGATAAACATGAGTCAGTTGGCCACAGGCACTTATATGGTAAAGGTAGAAACCGAAAAAGGTACCCTTACCGGCAAGGTGATTAAAAAATAA
- a CDS encoding T9SS type A sorting domain-containing protein, whose product MRKIFTFFITVLLSGNAFSQSWVSMPQPFAPNRSLDVLSLNSADNFWAYSSNTPKQFAITTDGGSNWTMGNTNDITATYGQYNWNVSALTSVNETTAWVLTLHGSNLYDVWKTSDGGNTWLHQLNLAPGGASILYFFNSDTGIAIGNPVGFNYRYRIYRTVDGGATWSLLPDSSSPHTTGLARPWISFVDGVFYFIEEYFLAGAGFRQRIIKSTDLGITWSALPASFPGRQCLMAWSDTNKAVLVDQTQLSGYPTMQMHRTTDGGQTWSAIPFSGLPLSWITDISYVPGTDILLATGQYYGNDPNAHGSWISTDNGNTWNAIDPNVRHSFLRCYSVGICYSGGFNVATNTAMLFKMNLAGLNTLEVNSTLVGIHPNPTSGELNIVSKNNIKSTALVDLTGKLVIKGISKKMDISFLPKGVYVLTIQFEDGSAVTEKVIKK is encoded by the coding sequence ATGAGAAAAATATTTACATTCTTTATTACTGTTTTACTGTCTGGGAACGCATTTTCGCAATCATGGGTTTCAATGCCTCAACCTTTTGCACCCAATAGATCCCTCGATGTTCTTTCTTTGAATAGTGCAGATAATTTTTGGGCCTACTCCAGTAACACACCTAAACAGTTTGCAATAACTACAGATGGGGGCAGTAACTGGACCATGGGAAATACCAATGATATCACAGCAACCTACGGCCAGTATAATTGGAATGTTAGTGCGCTCACCAGTGTAAACGAAACGACTGCGTGGGTATTAACGTTGCATGGTTCAAATTTATATGATGTCTGGAAAACCTCTGATGGAGGAAATACATGGCTTCATCAACTGAACTTGGCCCCCGGCGGCGCAAGTATCCTTTATTTTTTCAATTCGGATACGGGTATAGCTATAGGAAATCCTGTGGGTTTTAATTACAGGTACAGAATATACCGCACCGTGGATGGTGGAGCTACATGGAGCCTTCTGCCGGATAGTAGCAGTCCTCATACTACTGGTCTTGCAAGGCCATGGATTAGTTTTGTAGACGGAGTGTTTTATTTTATTGAAGAGTATTTCCTTGCAGGAGCAGGCTTCAGGCAAAGAATTATTAAATCAACCGACTTGGGAATAACTTGGTCGGCTCTTCCTGCTTCATTTCCGGGGAGACAATGCTTAATGGCATGGAGTGACACCAATAAAGCTGTCCTTGTTGACCAAACGCAACTTTCCGGATATCCAACGATGCAGATGCATAGAACTACTGATGGTGGTCAAACATGGTCTGCCATTCCATTTTCAGGTCTGCCTTTATCCTGGATAACGGATATTTCTTATGTTCCGGGTACAGATATATTATTGGCTACAGGTCAATATTATGGTAATGATCCCAACGCCCATGGATCATGGATATCTACCGATAATGGAAACACATGGAATGCGATTGACCCCAATGTTCGTCATTCGTTTTTGAGGTGCTATAGTGTGGGAATATGCTATTCGGGAGGATTCAATGTGGCAACAAACACTGCTATGCTTTTCAAAATGAACCTCGCGGGATTAAATACGCTGGAAGTAAATTCTACATTGGTCGGGATTCACCCAAACCCAACATCAGGGGAATTAAATATAGTGTCAAAAAACAATATAAAAAGCACAGCATTGGTTGATTTAACTGGTAAATTAGTTATTAAGGGCATTTCCAAGAAGATGGATATTTCATTTCTACCGAAGGGAGTTTACGTCCTAACTATTCAATTTGAAGACGGTAGTGCGGTAACTGAAAAGGTGATTAAAAAATAA
- the udk gene encoding uridine kinase has translation MLVIGIAGGTGSGKTTVVNKIMQQLNTEGVNVLSQDNYYHDNQSLTLAEREVLNYDHPKSIDFDLMLRHVQMLKNNEQIEQPIYSFVTHSRTGDHVLVEPKNVLIVEGILVLTNPELLKEYDLKVFVHADSDERLIRRIRRDTQERGRDLQEVLHRYQNTLKPMHHEFIEPSKNEADLIVPNMKQNTVAIDFLSTVINNSLKKVH, from the coding sequence ATGCTGGTTATCGGAATTGCAGGCGGAACAGGCTCGGGTAAGACAACCGTTGTCAACAAAATTATGCAGCAGCTGAATACTGAAGGGGTAAACGTGCTTTCTCAGGACAACTATTACCATGACAACCAGTCGCTTACTTTAGCTGAAAGGGAAGTACTGAACTATGACCACCCAAAATCCATTGATTTCGACCTCATGTTGCGTCATGTTCAGATGCTGAAAAACAATGAGCAGATTGAACAGCCCATTTACTCCTTTGTAACACACTCCAGAACGGGCGATCACGTTCTTGTGGAACCCAAGAATGTCCTTATTGTAGAAGGGATTTTGGTGCTTACCAATCCTGAACTTCTGAAAGAGTATGACCTGAAGGTCTTTGTACATGCGGACTCAGACGAGAGACTTATCCGCCGCATCCGCCGCGATACTCAGGAAAGGGGCCGTGATCTGCAGGAAGTGCTGCACCGTTACCAGAACACACTCAAGCCAATGCACCACGAGTTCATTGAACCTTCAAAGAACGAAGCCGACCTTATTGTACCTAATATGAAACAGAACACGGTGGCTATTGACTTTCTTTCAACAGTGATTAATAATTCACTCAAAAAAGTACACTGA
- a CDS encoding helix-turn-helix domain-containing protein, translated as MMHPKTEDFFIPQNTVTRLSEEEAAQSLNFLQVIKAVENTTYQSMYVIDYLKKGFDYVSDNRLFLCGHTPEEFVAMGYDFYMKHVPQEDLELLLKINEAGFKFYEKTPLEERRHYSITYDFHLIMGDNRKVLVNHKYTPLFLTNEGQIWKALCLFSLSNKSSAGNVQIQRQGSNMIWVYNEAEDGWESREKVCLTSRETEILVFASQGLSVSEIAAKMCVTSDTVKFHHKNLFEKLEVVNISQAVAVATSYKLV; from the coding sequence ATGATGCACCCCAAAACCGAAGATTTCTTTATTCCCCAAAACACAGTTACCCGCCTAAGCGAAGAAGAAGCCGCACAGTCGCTTAATTTTCTGCAGGTTATAAAAGCCGTAGAGAATACCACCTACCAAAGCATGTATGTTATTGATTACCTGAAAAAAGGTTTTGATTATGTGTCGGATAACCGCCTGTTCCTGTGCGGGCACACGCCGGAGGAATTTGTGGCCATGGGCTATGATTTCTATATGAAACACGTGCCGCAGGAAGACCTGGAACTGCTGCTGAAAATAAATGAGGCCGGCTTTAAATTCTACGAAAAAACGCCTCTGGAAGAGCGCCGGCACTACTCCATAACCTACGATTTTCACCTGATTATGGGCGACAACCGGAAAGTCCTGGTTAACCATAAATACACGCCGCTGTTCCTGACCAACGAAGGGCAGATCTGGAAAGCGCTCTGCCTCTTTTCGCTGTCCAACAAGAGCAGCGCGGGCAATGTGCAGATACAGCGTCAGGGCAGCAACATGATTTGGGTGTACAATGAGGCAGAAGACGGTTGGGAAAGCAGGGAAAAGGTGTGCCTGACCAGCAGGGAGACCGAAATTCTGGTGTTTGCCTCGCAGGGCCTTTCGGTAAGTGAAATCGCCGCGAAAATGTGTGTTACTTCGGACACCGTAAAATTTCACCACAAGAACCTTTTTGAAAAACTGGAGGTGGTCAATATTTCGCAGGCCGTGGCGGTGGCAACAAGTTATAAGCTGGTTTAG